From Haloglomus litoreum, the proteins below share one genomic window:
- a CDS encoding class I adenylate-forming enzyme family protein, whose translation MEYHDSGPLQHADAVLAMGAHRYGEKDAIVSLEYGEAQSFAELDERASRVASALTERGVSSGDRVGLFLPNTLQFPETFFGAMRAGAVPVPLNLRMDTETLAYILFDADADHLVTSPLLVGGMETDRATVAAPADIAAEAGISTRWIPGMGDPDDGVVDYDEALDAADPDFAPPERDIDDVAVQTYTSGTTGRPKGVLLSHRNLLSVQESMATSGPSPDPDMTGLMVLPLFHVPTLNTVLGKYLYTGGTVVLQARPSGEGMLQAIQQFDINEVPAVPALHTMMYRAYSENPDAYDVSSVEALGAAAAPLPDDTKRNLTRDFDVSMSEGWGMTETAGLVTLRSSAVNKAAGCIGQPLRNLDLELRDPDTRETVVPARALNPRKAPTDLPEDEAERTGEIAVRGPQVFEGYHGLPETNEQVFDDDGWFHTEDVGRVDADGHLWIVDRADDMIIAGGENIYPAEVEDALYDHPDIAEAAVVAAPHEVKGEAPVAFVVAEADADLDERTVREYSLENVASYAHPRRVFFVDELPRSATQKVQRYKLEKQVEDELGGEPLASSEQL comes from the coding sequence ATGGAGTACCACGACAGTGGCCCGCTCCAGCACGCCGACGCCGTGCTGGCGATGGGCGCACACCGGTACGGGGAGAAGGACGCCATCGTCTCCCTGGAGTACGGCGAGGCCCAGAGCTTCGCGGAGCTGGACGAGCGTGCGAGTCGCGTCGCGAGTGCGCTGACCGAACGTGGCGTCTCGTCGGGCGACCGTGTCGGGCTGTTCCTGCCGAACACGCTCCAGTTCCCGGAGACGTTCTTCGGTGCGATGCGGGCCGGCGCCGTACCGGTCCCGCTGAACCTCCGGATGGACACCGAGACGCTGGCGTACATCCTCTTCGATGCCGACGCCGACCACCTCGTCACCTCGCCGCTGCTCGTCGGCGGGATGGAGACGGACCGGGCGACGGTCGCCGCGCCCGCCGACATCGCCGCCGAGGCAGGCATCTCGACACGCTGGATTCCGGGGATGGGCGACCCGGACGACGGCGTCGTCGACTACGACGAGGCGCTCGACGCGGCCGACCCCGACTTCGCCCCGCCCGAACGCGACATCGACGACGTGGCCGTCCAGACCTACACCTCGGGGACGACCGGCCGGCCGAAGGGGGTGCTGCTGAGCCACCGGAACCTCCTCTCCGTGCAGGAGTCGATGGCCACCTCCGGCCCCAGTCCGGACCCCGACATGACGGGGCTGATGGTGCTCCCGCTGTTCCACGTCCCGACGCTGAACACGGTGCTGGGGAAGTACCTCTACACCGGCGGGACGGTCGTCCTGCAGGCCCGTCCCAGCGGCGAGGGGATGCTCCAGGCCATCCAGCAGTTCGACATCAACGAGGTGCCCGCGGTGCCCGCGCTCCACACGATGATGTACCGGGCGTACAGCGAGAACCCGGACGCCTACGACGTGTCCTCGGTCGAGGCGCTGGGTGCGGCCGCGGCCCCGCTCCCGGACGACACCAAGCGCAACCTGACCCGGGACTTCGACGTGTCCATGAGCGAGGGCTGGGGGATGACCGAGACCGCCGGCCTCGTCACGCTGCGCTCGTCCGCCGTGAACAAGGCGGCGGGCTGCATCGGCCAGCCGCTGCGCAACCTCGACCTCGAACTCCGGGACCCGGACACCCGCGAGACCGTGGTCCCCGCGCGGGCGCTGAACCCGCGGAAGGCACCCACCGACCTCCCCGAGGACGAGGCCGAACGGACGGGCGAGATCGCCGTCCGCGGGCCGCAGGTGTTCGAGGGCTACCACGGCCTCCCCGAGACCAACGAGCAGGTGTTCGACGACGACGGCTGGTTCCACACGGAGGACGTGGGGCGCGTCGACGCGGACGGGCACCTCTGGATCGTCGACCGCGCCGACGACATGATCATCGCCGGTGGGGAGAACATCTACCCCGCCGAGGTCGAGGACGCCCTCTACGACCACCCCGACATCGCCGAGGCCGCCGTCGTCGCCGCGCCACACGAGGTGAAGGGCGAGGCACCGGTCGCATTCGTCGTGGCCGAGGCGGACGCCGACCTCGACGAGCGCACGGTCCGGGAGTACTCGCTGGAGAACGTCGCGAGCTACGCGCATCCGCGACGGGTGTTCTTCGTGGACGAGTTGCCGCGGTCGGCTACCCAGAAGGTCCAGCGGTACAAACTCGAGAAGCAGGTCGAGGACGAACTGGGCGGGGAGCCGCTGGCGTCGAGCGAGCAGCTGTAA
- a CDS encoding pyridoxal phosphate-dependent aminotransferase, which produces MNFEFADRVTRVEPSATIAISNLSAELEADGVDVVDLSVGEPDFPTPENIVQAGKDAMDAGHTGYAPSNGIPALKEAIVDKFAADGLEYAKNEIIVTPGGKQALYEIFQTLIDDGDEVVLLDPAWVSYEAMTKLAGGSISRVDTSRHGFQLEPVLDELAETVSDDTELLVINSPNNPTGAVYSDAALEGVRDLAVDHDLAVISDEIYKEITYGVSPTSLGTLEGMGDRTITLNGFSKAYSMTGWRLGYFGAPSDLVSQAGKLHSHSVTCATNFVQHAGVEALRNTDDAIAEMRDAFHERRDMLVDLFADHGKEVAVPEGAFYMMLPVPEDDQSWCEGAIEDAHVATVPGSAFGTPGFARLSYAASSERLREGVERLAEEGYL; this is translated from the coding sequence ATGAACTTCGAGTTCGCCGACCGCGTCACGCGCGTCGAACCGTCGGCGACCATCGCCATCTCCAACCTCTCGGCGGAACTGGAGGCCGACGGCGTCGACGTCGTCGACCTCTCCGTGGGCGAGCCGGACTTCCCGACGCCCGAGAACATCGTCCAGGCCGGCAAGGACGCGATGGACGCCGGGCACACAGGCTACGCACCCTCGAACGGCATCCCTGCCCTGAAGGAGGCCATCGTCGACAAGTTCGCGGCCGATGGACTCGAGTACGCCAAGAACGAGATCATCGTCACGCCCGGCGGGAAGCAGGCGCTCTACGAGATCTTCCAGACGCTCATCGACGACGGCGACGAGGTCGTCCTGCTGGACCCGGCGTGGGTCAGCTACGAGGCGATGACGAAACTGGCGGGCGGGAGCATCTCCCGCGTCGACACCTCCCGCCACGGCTTCCAGCTCGAGCCCGTCCTCGACGAGCTGGCCGAGACGGTCTCGGACGACACCGAACTGCTGGTCATCAACTCGCCGAACAACCCGACCGGCGCGGTCTACTCCGACGCCGCGCTCGAAGGGGTTCGGGACCTCGCGGTCGACCACGACCTCGCGGTCATCTCCGACGAGATCTACAAGGAGATCACCTACGGCGTCTCCCCGACCTCGCTCGGCACCCTCGAGGGGATGGGCGACCGCACCATCACGCTCAACGGCTTCTCGAAGGCCTACTCCATGACGGGCTGGCGGCTCGGCTACTTCGGCGCGCCGAGCGATCTCGTCAGCCAGGCCGGCAAACTGCATTCGCACTCCGTGACGTGCGCGACGAACTTCGTCCAGCACGCCGGCGTGGAGGCGCTTCGCAACACGGACGACGCCATCGCGGAGATGCGCGACGCCTTCCACGAGCGCCGTGACATGCTCGTCGACCTGTTCGCCGACCACGGGAAGGAGGTCGCCGTTCCCGAGGGCGCGTTCTACATGATGCTCCCGGTCCCCGAGGACGACCAGTCCTGGTGCGAGGGCGCCATCGAGGACGCCCACGTCGCCACCGTCCCGGGGAGTGCCTTCGGGACGCCCGGCTTCGCGCGCCTGTCGTACGCCGCGAGTTCCGAGCGCCTGCGCGAGGGTGTCGAGCGACTCGCCGAGGAAGGCTACCTGTAA
- the ribH gene encoding 6,7-dimethyl-8-ribityllumazine synthase: MVALGLVVAQFNKERPITHEMAERGREAAAARDADVVAEVPVPGAYDAPLAADRLARREDVDAVAVLGAIVTGDTNHDEVIGHAIAPKLSDVALDRDTPVTLGVTGPGQSGAEAEERVHVGADAVDAALDLAADLPEPGVDLDGYDADAEVEA; the protein is encoded by the coding sequence ATGGTAGCACTCGGACTGGTGGTCGCTCAGTTCAACAAGGAGCGACCGATTACGCACGAGATGGCCGAGCGGGGCCGGGAGGCCGCGGCCGCGCGCGACGCCGACGTCGTCGCCGAGGTTCCGGTCCCCGGCGCGTACGACGCGCCGCTGGCCGCCGACCGACTCGCCCGCCGCGAGGACGTCGACGCGGTCGCGGTGCTGGGTGCCATCGTCACCGGGGACACGAACCACGACGAGGTCATCGGCCACGCCATCGCCCCCAAACTGTCGGATGTCGCCCTCGACCGGGATACCCCGGTCACGCTCGGCGTGACGGGCCCCGGACAGTCGGGGGCCGAGGCAGAGGAGCGGGTCCACGTCGGCGCCGACGCCGTCGACGCCGCCCTCGACCTCGCAGCCGACCTCCCGGAGCCGGGAGTCGACCTCGATGGGTACGACGCGGACGCGGAGGTGGAGGCATGA